The Triticum dicoccoides isolate Atlit2015 ecotype Zavitan chromosome 6A, WEW_v2.0, whole genome shotgun sequence genome has a window encoding:
- the LOC119317036 gene encoding lactoylglutathione lyase isoform X1, translated as MKGVLQKPLEPPQRGSKRNQTESSRLSAGSNFRGMATGSEAGKPAEVVLEWPKQDKKRMLHAVYRVGDLDRTIKCYTECFGMKLLRKRDVPEEKYTNAFLGFGPEDTNFALELTYNYGVDKYDIGAGFGHFAIANEDVYKLAETIKSSSCCKITREPGPVKGGSTVIAFAQDPDGYMFELIQRGPTPEPLCQVMLRVGDLDRSIMFYEKALGMKLLRKKDVPQYKYTIAMMGYAEEDKTTVLELTYNYGVTEYNKGNAYAQVAIGTDDVYKSAEAVELVTKELGGKILRQPGPLPGLNTKITSFLDPDGWKVVLVDHADFLKELH; from the exons atgaagggagtactgcAGAAGCCTCTAGAACCTCCTCAGCGTGGGTCCAAACGAAACCAAACCGAATCAAGCCGATTATCTGCCGGATCGAATTTCCGAG GGATGGCAACCGGTAGCGAAGCTGGAAAGCCCGCGGAGGTCGTGCTGGAGTGGCCTAAGCAGGACAAAAAGAGGATGCTGCATGCTGTTTACCGTGTGGGAGATCTGGACCGTACCATTAA GTGTTACACAGAATGCTTTGGGATGAAGCTGTTGAGGAAAAGAGATGTTCCTGAAGAGAAGTACACCAATGCGTTTCTTGGGTTTGGACCTGAGGACACTAATTTTGCACTTGAGCTGACTTACA ATTATGGTGTTGACAAGTATGACATTGGAGCGGGCTTTGGACATTTTGCCATCGCAAATGAGGAT GTGTACAAGCTGGCTGAGACAATTAAATCATCTTCTTGTTGTAAGATCACTCGTGAACCTGGTCCTGTCAAGGGAGGGTCCACTGTGATTGCCTTTGCACAAGACCCAGATGGTTACATGTTCGAGCTTATCCAGAGGGGTCCGACGCCTGAGCCTCTCTGTCAAGTTATGCTTCGTGTTGGTGACCTTGATCGGTCTATCATGTTCTACGAGAAG GCCCTTGGGATGAAGCTTCTGAGGAAAAAAGATGTGCCTCAGTACAAg TACACAATTGCCATGATGGGCTATGCCGAGGAGGATAAGACCACTGTTCTGGAGTTGACATACAACTATGGTGTCACAGAATATAACAAGGGCAATGCATATGCTCAG GTTGCTATTGGCACTGACGATGTGTACAAGAGTGCTGAAGCAGTTGAGCTGGTTACCAAAGAACTAGGTGGAAAGATTCTACGGCAGCCTGGGCCACTACCGGGGCTGAACACGAAGATCACCTCTTTCCTTGACCCCGATGGCTGGAAAGTG GTTCTGGTGGATCATGCGGACTTCCTCAAGGAACTCCACTAA
- the LOC119317037 gene encoding 18 kDa seed maturation protein-like yields MESGKEAAVNAGASARAGMEKTRAAVQGQVDKAAAYTTGHREAAVVNKEAAEVKKQQRIHAAEEEKQRAVRGHAAAKECAETEDRHGGHGDE; encoded by the coding sequence ATGGAGTCGGGCAAGGAGGCCGCGGTGAACGCCGGCGCGTCGGCGCGCGCCGGCATGGAGAAGACGAGGGCCGCCGTGCAGGGGCAGGTGGACAAGGCCGCGGCGTACACGACAGGGCAcagggaggcggcggtggtgaaCAAGGAGGCGGCCGAGGTGAAGAAGCAGCAGCGGATTCACGCcgccgaggaggagaagcagcGCGCCGTGCGGGGCCACGCCGCCGCCAAGGAGTGCGCAGAGACGGAGGACCGCCACGGCGGCCACGGTGACGAATGA
- the LOC119317036 gene encoding lactoylglutathione lyase isoform X2, with translation MATGSEAGKPAEVVLEWPKQDKKRMLHAVYRVGDLDRTIKCYTECFGMKLLRKRDVPEEKYTNAFLGFGPEDTNFALELTYNYGVDKYDIGAGFGHFAIANEDVYKLAETIKSSSCCKITREPGPVKGGSTVIAFAQDPDGYMFELIQRGPTPEPLCQVMLRVGDLDRSIMFYEKALGMKLLRKKDVPQYKYTIAMMGYAEEDKTTVLELTYNYGVTEYNKGNAYAQVAIGTDDVYKSAEAVELVTKELGGKILRQPGPLPGLNTKITSFLDPDGWKVVLVDHADFLKELH, from the exons ATGGCAACCGGTAGCGAAGCTGGAAAGCCCGCGGAGGTCGTGCTGGAGTGGCCTAAGCAGGACAAAAAGAGGATGCTGCATGCTGTTTACCGTGTGGGAGATCTGGACCGTACCATTAA GTGTTACACAGAATGCTTTGGGATGAAGCTGTTGAGGAAAAGAGATGTTCCTGAAGAGAAGTACACCAATGCGTTTCTTGGGTTTGGACCTGAGGACACTAATTTTGCACTTGAGCTGACTTACA ATTATGGTGTTGACAAGTATGACATTGGAGCGGGCTTTGGACATTTTGCCATCGCAAATGAGGAT GTGTACAAGCTGGCTGAGACAATTAAATCATCTTCTTGTTGTAAGATCACTCGTGAACCTGGTCCTGTCAAGGGAGGGTCCACTGTGATTGCCTTTGCACAAGACCCAGATGGTTACATGTTCGAGCTTATCCAGAGGGGTCCGACGCCTGAGCCTCTCTGTCAAGTTATGCTTCGTGTTGGTGACCTTGATCGGTCTATCATGTTCTACGAGAAG GCCCTTGGGATGAAGCTTCTGAGGAAAAAAGATGTGCCTCAGTACAAg TACACAATTGCCATGATGGGCTATGCCGAGGAGGATAAGACCACTGTTCTGGAGTTGACATACAACTATGGTGTCACAGAATATAACAAGGGCAATGCATATGCTCAG GTTGCTATTGGCACTGACGATGTGTACAAGAGTGCTGAAGCAGTTGAGCTGGTTACCAAAGAACTAGGTGGAAAGATTCTACGGCAGCCTGGGCCACTACCGGGGCTGAACACGAAGATCACCTCTTTCCTTGACCCCGATGGCTGGAAAGTG GTTCTGGTGGATCATGCGGACTTCCTCAAGGAACTCCACTAA